The following is a genomic window from Pseudonocardia sp. DSM 110487.
AGCTCGGGGTGCCGGCCCCACCACTGCACGAACGGCTCGGCGATCGTCCAGGCGAGCTGCTGCTCACGCAGGTAGAGCCGGTGGTCGGCGGGCGGCACCACGGATGCGCCGACGAACCTCCCGGCGTCGTAGTGCATGCGCAGCACCGACACCGGCCCGCCAGCGGGCTGCATCACCCAGTAGTCGTGGTCGAGCAGCTGCACCGGCGGGTGCTCCCCGGCGTGCAGCACCCGCACGTCCTCATACCGGCCGGTGAACGGGTAGCCGTAGTGGCAGGCCATCAGCTCGTCGTCGGTCAGCTGCTCAGAGAAGATCCGCACCCGCCGCGACACCAGCCCCCTTCGGGCTTCCTCGGCCAGCGTGTCGAGCCACTGCTGCTTACGGGCCCAGTCCGGCGCCCGGCCGGCCAAGAAGGCCTCCCGGTCGGCGTTCTGGTCGGGGACGTCGTACAGCGGCAGCCGCTCCATCCGGAACAGGTGATCGCCGGCGTCGCGGTAGTGGGCGTCGATGTAGTCGCCGAGGCCCTGCTCATCGAGGAGTTCGGACATGCGTCAGTCCTGGTCGTAGGGGGCGAACAGGTCATCGGGCACCCAGCCCAGCAGCTCGCCCGAGCCGATGTGGGGGGACAGCGAACCGATCACCGCCGGATCGGTGACCTCCTTCACCACGACGTACGAACCGGCATGGCCGTCGATCTTGTGTCGACCGACGCAGGTGCGGCGCTCGGTACATACGGCGTCCGGCAGCGTGCGCAGGGTCCGGACGGTCAACGGCGTATGGGTGCTGGTCACGGGGTTCTCGGGCATCAGGCGTTCCTCTCCCGGCCGGGGGCAGGTGGCCCGCACAGTCTCGCAGAG
Proteins encoded in this region:
- a CDS encoding DUF6879 family protein, with the protein product MSELLDEQGLGDYIDAHYRDAGDHLFRMERLPLYDVPDQNADREAFLAGRAPDWARKQQWLDTLAEEARRGLVSRRVRIFSEQLTDDELMACHYGYPFTGRYEDVRVLHAGEHPPVQLLDHDYWVMQPAGGPVSVLRMHYDAGRFVGASVVPPADHRLYLREQQLAWTIAEPFVQWWGRHPELHRTLAA